Proteins from a single region of Corvus hawaiiensis isolate bCorHaw1 chromosome 6, bCorHaw1.pri.cur, whole genome shotgun sequence:
- the GJD2 gene encoding gap junction delta-2 protein, protein MGEWTILERLLEAAVQQHSTMIGRILLTVVVIFRILIVAIVGETVYDDEQTMFVCNTLQPGCNQACYDQAFPISHIRYWVFQIIMVCTPSLCFITYSVHQSAKQRERRYSTVFLTLERDQDSMKREDSKKIKNTIVNGVLQNTENSTKEAEPDCLEVKEIPNPAIRTTKSKMRRQEGISRFYIIQVVFRNALEIGFLVGQYFLYGFNVPSMYECDRYPCIKEVECYVSRPTEKTVFLVFMFAVSGICVVLNLAELNHLGWRKIKMAVRGVQAKRKSIYEIRNKDLPRMSMPNFGRTQSSDSAYV, encoded by the exons ATGGGGGAATGGACTATTCTAGAGAGGCTACTGGAAGCTGCCGTGCAGCAGCATTCTACTATGATAGGGAG GATCCTGCTGACCGTGGTGGTGATCTTCAGAATTCTCATTGTGGCCATTGTAGGGGAGACGGTGTACGATGACGAGCAAACGATGTTTGTCTGTAACAcgctgcagccaggctgcaaCCAGGCTTGTTATGACCAGGCTTTCCCCATTTCTCACATAAGGTACTGGGTGTTCCAGATCATCATGGTGTGCACTCCCAGCCTGTGCTTCATAACATACTCCGTTCACCAGTCTGCTAAACAAAGGGAACGGAGGTACTCCACTGTCTTCCTTACCTTGGAAAGGGACCAGGATTCAATGAAGCGTGAGGACAGTAAGAAAATCAAGAACACGATTGTCAATGGGGTGCTGCAAAACACTGAGAACTCCACCAAAGAGGCAGAACCAGACTGCTTAGAAGTGAAGGAAATCCCCAATCCTGCTATCAGAACTACAAAATCAAAGATGAGGAGGCAAGAAGGCATTTCTCGATTTTATATCATCCAAGTGGTCTTTCGAAATGCCCTAGAGATTGGATTCTTAGTGGGACAGTATTTTCTGTACGGATTCAATGTCCCTTCCATGTATGAATGTGACAGATACCCTTGCATTAAAGAAGTAGAGTGCTATGTCTCTAGACCCACTGAGAAGACTGTATTCTTGGTATTCATGTTTGCTGTCAGTGGGATTTGTGTGGTGCTTAATTTGGCAGAACTGAACCACTTGGGCTGGAGAAAGATCAAAATGGCAGTGAGAGGAGTACAGGCAAAAAGGAAATCCATATACGAAATCAGAAATAAGGACCTGCCAAGAATGAGCATGCCTAACTTCGGCAGGACTCAGTCAAGTGACTCAGCTTATGTGTGA